GATCCGCGGGGCGTCCTTCTTGTCCGAGCGGGCGTACGCGTAGTGCGGAAGCACCACGGTGATCCGGCCGGCGGACGCGCCCCGCGCCGCGTCGATCATCAGCAACAGTTCGACGAGGTTCTCCTGCACAGGCGGCACCAGCGGCTGGATCAGGAAGACGTCCCGTTCTCGGCAGTTGGCCTGCAACTGCACTTCCAGACAGTCGTTGGCGAACCGGGAGACCCGCACCGGATGCAGCGGCACCCCCAGGTGGGCGCAGATCTCGGCAGCCAGGTCGGGATGGGCGGTTCCACTGAAAACGGCGATGTCGCGCACGTTCGCAGATCGTAGGCGATGCGGAGGCCAACGTGACGTCTGTCGCTCCGCGCCGCCGGTTTGGGTACGGTGCTGCCGTGACCCCCCAGTACGTCGCCGCCATCGACCAGGGCACCACCTCCTCGCGGTGCATCGTCTTCGACTCCGCCGGGGACATCGTCGCCGCGGCCAAGCGCGAGCACCGGCAGATCTTCCCCCGGCCCGGCTGGGTGGAGCACGACGCCGAGGAGATCTGGGACAACGTCCAGCAGGTGGTCGCCGAGGCGCTGCGGGCCGCCGACACCGATGCCGCCGGGCTGGCCGCCGTCGGCATCACCAACCAGCGGGAGACCACTCTCGTCTGGGACCGGGCCACCGGCCGGCCGGTGGCCAACGCCGTGGTCTGGCAGGACACCCGCACCGGGCCGCTGCTGCGCGAGCTGGCCTCGGCGTACGGCGAGGAGCGCCTCCGTGCCCGTACGGGCCTGCCGCTGGCCACCTACTTCGCCGGGCCGAAGGTGCGCTGGCTGCTCGACGAGGTCGACGGCCTGCGCGAGCGCGCCGAGCGCGGCGAGGTGCTCTTCGGCACGATTGACAGTTGGCTGATCTGGAAGCTGACCGGCGAGCACGTCACCGACGTGACGAACGCCAGCCGGACCATGCTGATGGACCTCACCACCCTCGACTGGGATCCGGAACTGCTTGACGCGCTGGGCGTGCCGGCGGCGATGCTGCCGGAGATCCGCTGCTCCGCCGAGGTGTACGGCACCGCCAGCGGCGTGCTCGCCGGGGTGCCGGTGGCCAGCGCGCTCGGCGACCAGCAGGCCGCCCTGTTCGGGCAGACGTGTTTCCAGCCGGGCGAGGCGAAGTGCACCTACGGCACCGGCAGCTTCCTGCTGCTCAACACCGGCGCCAGCCCGGTGCCCTCCACGCACGGCCTGCTCACCACCGTCGCGTACCAGATCAAGGGCCAACCTCCGGCGTACGCCCTGGAGGGCGCCATCGCCGTCACCGGCTCGCTGGTGCAGTGGCTGCGCGACAACCTCGGCCTGATCTCCACGGCCGCCCAGGTGGAGGAGTTGGCCCGCACGGTGGACGACAACGGCGGCTGTTACGTGGTGCCGGCGTTCTCCGGGCTCTTCGCCCCGCACTGGCGCAGCGACGCGCGGGGCGTGATCGCCGGGCTGACCGGTTACATCACCAAGGGGCACCTGGCCCGGGCGGTGCTTGAGGCGTCGGCGTGGCAGACCCGCGAGGTGGTCGACGCGATGAACGCCGACTCCGACGTGGCGCTGCGCCGACTCCGGGTGGACGGCGGGATGACCGCCAACGGCCTGCTCATGCAGTTCCTCGCCGATGTGCTCGACGTTCCGGTGGTCCGCTCCCGGATCACCGAGACCACCTGCCTCGGCGCCGCGTACGCCGCCGGTCTGGCGGTGGGCTTCTGGCCGGACCTGGCCACCCTGCGCGCCCAGTGGCGCTCGGACGCGCAGTGGGAGCCGGCCATGGCGCCGGAGCTGCGCGAGAAGGAGCTGCGCCAGTGGCGCAAGGCCGTGCAGCGCACCCTGGACTGGGTGGAGTGAGCCCGCGTCGGTGATCGATCTCCGGAGCGACCCGAGAGGAGGACGAGATGCCGTACCTGGTTCTGACGATCATGGCGAGCCTTGGTGTGGCCGGCATGGCGTACGCGGTCTTCCGCCTCTGGCGGGACCTCGGCCTGCTGCGCCGGGGCGTCCGGGTGCCGGGCGAGGTGGTGGAGCTGCGACCGGTCACCCTCGGCCACGGCCCGCGCACCTACTACCCGGTCGTGCGGTACCAGCCCGTCGACGGTTCCGTGGTGACCGCGACGCCGGGGCGTTGGCGGCAGACCCCGCTGTCGACGGCGCCCGGGCCGGTCACCGTGGTGCACGAACCCACCCGCCCGACCCGGATCCTGGTCGAGGCGCCGGGCCAGGCGGGCACGTCCTCGGTGGTCGTGCCCTTCGTCTCGCTGCTCGCCGTCAGCGTGGCCGTGCTGGTCGTCGGCATCGTGGTCTTCCTGAGCCTGAGCTGATCCGCCCTCCACAGTGGTTGGCCCTGGTGGCGGCCCCCACCTACCCCGCAGCCTTCGCCAAGATCGCGATGGTGGAGATCAGCGCGGCCGCCTCGGCCGTCCCCGCCGCCTTGGCCCATCGCCCAGATCGTCTACCTCAACCAGTGCGACCCAGAGACGATCATGCGTAAGGGCGGCGACTGGCTGGCCACCTACGACCAGCGGTTGCCGGTGAGCTTCTCGTAGACCTCGACGTAGCGGGCGCGGGTCGCCTCGACGACCTCGGCGGGCACGTCCGGGGCCGGGACTTGCTTGTTCCAACCGCTGCCCGTGGCCCAGTCCCGCACGTACTGCTTGTCGTAGGAGAACTGCACCCGGCCCGGCTGGTACGAGTCGGCCGGCCAGAACCGCGACGAGTCGGAGGTGAGCAGCTCGTCGGCGAGGACCAGGGTGCCGTCCGGCGCCCACCCCAACTCGATCTTGGTATCGGCGATCAGGATGCCCCGGTCGGCGGCCAGCTCCGCGCCACGCCGGTAGACGTCGATGGTGATCTGCCGCAGCCGCCCGGCGGTCTCCTCGCCGACCTTGTCCACCACGTCGTCGTACGTGATGGGTTCGTCGTGCTCGCCCATCGGCGCCTTGGTCGACGGCGTGAAGATCGGCTCGGGCAAGATCGACGCCTCGCCCAGCCCGCGGGGCAACGGAACGCCGGAGACGGCGCCGGTCCGCTCGTACTCCCGCAGGCCGCCGCCCGTGAGGTAACCCCGGGCCACGCACTCGACCGGGATGATGTCCAGCCGCTGACAGCGGATCGCCCGCCCGGCGAACTCGGCGGGCACGTCGGTGGCCGAGATGACGTGGTTCGGCACCAGGTCGGCGAGCTGCTCGAACCACCACAGAGAGAGTGCGGTGAGCAAGCGACCCTTGTCCGGGATCGGCGTCGGCAGCGCCACGTCGTAGATCGAGATGCGGTCCGAGGCGACCAGGATCAGGTCGTCGCCGTCGGCGTAGATGTCCCGAACCTTGCCCGAGTGCAGAAGTTCCACGCGCCCTAGTACATCACGCGACATCGGCAGGCCCGATTCGACCACCCGCGCCGGGCGATGACCGGACGGACGTTGACACCCTCCTGCGCCGCCTGCGTGAATGGTCCGACCCGTCCGTACGTGCCAGGAGCCCCCGTGCCCGTTGTTCGTCCCCCGATCGCCCGCCTCGGCGCCGACCCGGGCCGACGCCGAGTGCTCACCGCGCTGCTCGGCGCTCCCCTGCTGGCCACCGGCGGGCTGGCCGGATGCAGCGACGGCGCCGACACCTCGACCCAGGACGGGCCGGTCGAGCTGTCGGTCTTCTGGTGGGGCGGGACGAAGCGGGCCGAGTTGACGGAGAAGGCCCTCCGGCTGTATTCGGAGCGCAACCCGCGGATCAGCTTCCGGGTCACCTGGCAGGGCGCCGACGGCTACTACGAGCGGCTGGCCACCCAGGCCGCCGCCGGCAACATTCCGGACCTGATCCAACTCGACGACGCCATGCTCACCGAGTACGCCGAACGCCAGATCGCCCTCGACCTCACCGACCAGATCGCCGACCACCGGTTGGACCTGCGTGGCCTGCCGGAGGGTCTGATCCGCTACGGCACCGTGGACGGGCGGACGATGGCGGTGGCCGCCGGGCAGACCCTCGCGGCAGTGGTCTTCAACCGTGACCTGTTGCGTGAGCTGCGGGTGCCCGAGCCGCGCGCCGGGATGTCCTGGGTGGACTACATCGCCTGGGCGCAGCAGGTCACCGAGGCCAGCGATGGCCAGGTGGCCGGCACGATGGACGCGTCGGGCGACTACCGTGCCCTCTGGCTCTGGCTCCGGTCCCAGGGCAGCGATTTCTACCGGGGGCGGCAGCTCGGCTTCGGCGCCGAGGAGCTGATCGCCTGGTTCGAGCTGTGGCAGCGCGCCCGCACCGGGCGGGCCACACCGGGCGCGGCCCTCGTCGAGCAGGCCGACAGCGGGGAGCCGGCCCGACAGTTGGTGGTCACCGGGTTGACCGCCGCGTCCTTCGCCTGGTCCCACCAGTTGCCGGAGCTGCAACGACTCACCGATTCCGAGCTGGGTGTGGTGGGTTTCCCCGGCCCGCCGGGTGCCCAGTGGGCACGGGCGTCGATGTACTGGGCCGGATTCCGGGGCACCCGCCACCCGGACACGGTGGCCGACGTGATCAACTTTCTGACCACGAACGGCGAGGCGGGCACCATCCTCGGCCACGAGCGGGGCCTCAACGCCAGTCTCGCCGTCCGCCGCTACACCGAGGGCAGCATCACCGACCCGGCTCAGCAGCGCGCCGCCGCGTTCGGCGCCAGCATCGCCGGCCAACTGGGGCCGGCCCCCGCGCCACCGCCGAAGGGCCACGCCAAGGTGCGTTCCCTGCTCGTCACGGCTGCGGAGAGCCTCCGCGCCAGGCGTACCGGCACACGGGCGGCTACCGCACGCTTCCTCGCCCAGGCCAACGCCGCCCTGGCAGCCTGACCCACCGCCGCCAGCCACGCCTGCCGGCCGGCCCGGCCGACCGTCGACGGGTGGTCGTCGGCGGCCGGCCGGATGGGCGACTGTCAGCGCGGGGGACCGCCGCGCCGGTTGCGCGTCAGACGCAGCACCAGGAACACGATGATCGCCACCACCACGAGGCAGCAGAGCAGACCGAGGAAACCGAAGCCGCCGCCGCCACGGGAGCGCCGCCGCGCGGCCTCCACCACCACCTCGCCGGTCCCCGTCGACGCCCAGGCCGCCACCGGCACGAAGACCGCCAGGACGACGGCACCGAGGACCGCGCTGAGCCGGCCCCACCATTTCCCGAATGAAGACATGCGCTCATCCTCGCCGAAGGACGCAACCTCGGCACCTCGGTCCACGCCGAACGACCGGATCGCGCCGGCACCAGGATCGGGTGGCCTCGCCAGCAGGCCGTAGCTGCGGTCCGCGCCCCTCGCCCAGGTCGTCGGAGATCTTGGCCTAGTACGCCTGTGGGCGCCAGCTGACGGCGTTCGTGCACGACCTCCCGAGAGCCCTCCTCGGATGCCCCGCTGTGACGCAGCGCCAAGACGGTTGGGAACTGTGCGCTAACGACACTCCGCGATCCGGGGGGCAGCCTGATATTCGTCAGTCGGATCCGGGGCCGACCCCGGAGCCGCGCGACGTCCGAATCCGTCCGCCCATGCTCGTTCCAGGAGGATTAGCGATGAAGGTCATCAGCAGGCTCGCCGCCGCGATTGCTGCAAGTGGGGCGGCCGTGGCCGTATTCGCCGGCCCGGTCGCCCCCGCGATCGCGACGGCCGGCAACTGGATGCCGGCACCCCCCGCCGCCGCGACGGCCGGCAACTGGATGCCGGCACCCCCCGCCGCCGTGACGGCCGGCAACTGGCTTCCGTAGCCGTTACCGGCAATCAAGCCCCACACCCTGGCCCGCCAAACACCTGGCGGGCCAGGGTGTGCAGGGCGTCGATGACCATCCGATGACGCACCGGAGATTCCAACGTGGCCCGTCCTCTCGCGTCCATCGCGGTCCTCCTCGCCGTCTCCGCGAGCCTGACCGCCTGCGGTGGAGACACCTCCGGCAGTGCGAAGAAGGTCGAGCCATCGGCAGCGACCGTCACGCCAGCCGCTCAGACAACGGGCACGAACACCCCGACGTTCCGATTTCCACCGGACCTGACGGTCGACATCCAGGGCTTCGAATCGAAAGATGCGACGGAAAGTTCCGTGTTGAGGGACGCCAGCTATGCGATCCAGGCAATCCTCGAAGCCGAGGCGGGCGACCAGACCGTGGAGACGCCCAACTTCAAGCGCTACTGGACAGGACCCCACGGGGCCGAGTACGCGGACATGATCATTGGGCGGATCAAGAGCGGGAAGTCGATCACCGGTACCTACCGCTACTACTCCGCGACGGTCAAACCCGGCCAGGGTGGCGCCCGGATCGTCGATTACTGCGAAGACCAACGCGAGGCGTACGACAAGGACGCGAAGACCGGTAAGGCTGCGGTGACCACCCCGTCGCTCTCGGATTTCCGTTCCTGGTCACTCGTGCTGCGCAAGGGGGCCGTCGGCGACTGGCAGGTGACGACCTACAACTGGGTCAAGGGGGCGAAGTCCTGCCGGGTCGCCTGAGCAACAGCAGGTGATGCCGCACGCTCAGGCCCGGCGGGTCCGGCTCACGTCCGCGCTGCGACGGTGCTCCGAGGGCGGAATGCCGTACGCCGAGCGGAATGCGCGCGCGAACTCGGCGGCCCGCGGAAATCCCCAGCGGACGGCCACCAGGTGAATGGGTGTTTCCGCGAAGGCCGGATTGGCGAGGTCCCGATGTGCCCCCTCCAGCCGTTTGCGGCGGATGTAGGAGGCAACCGTCTCATTCTCTCTTTGGAAGAGACGATGCAGGTAGCCGCGTGAGATGTGGTGTCGAGCCGCGATCTGTGGCGGCGCCAGTTCCGGGTCGTGCAGGTTCTGCTGGATGAACTCCTTGACACGCAGCGTCAACACACGCGTTCGGGCCTCCGGCGACTGCTCCTCGTCCGCCTCGACCGCGTGCGCCAGCATGGCGGACACCAGGTCGACCAGTACGGTGCCCAGCCGGCGCCCGTCCGAGGGGCCGTAGAGGCTGGTGTCGGCGGCCAACTGGGTGAGGAACTGCGACAGCAGACGTCCCGGGCCCGACCGGCTCGACAGGTGCCGGCCGATGGCTCGGTCAACGATGCGCTGCGGCAGGGGTAGCAGCGCTCTGGGAATCTCCACGCCCACGGACGAGGCCCAGCCGTGATTCGTCCAGATCTCGTACGGCCGAGATGAGTCGTTCAGGTGAAAATCACCTGCCCGGTACGCATTCTCCCGCCTACCCCAGGACACCCTGGCCGCGCCTTCGCGCAGGAGCGAGAGGTGATAGACCTCGGGGTCGGACTGCCGGATCAGCCGCGGCGTCCGCAGGAAGATCAATTGTTCGAAGCGGGCCGGCCACATCGACACCGCCCCGAGATCGATCAGCCGCTGGCACGCGTGGAAATCGGCGGCCTGTTCGCTCTCCAGCCGCAGCGGCGCGTGCGTGTTGTCCATCCGTTCGCGCCAGGCGTCGAACCGCTCCTCGGCCGGCCAGTCCTCGCTGCGGAACACGGACTCGCGCAACATCTCTCACCACCTCTGCCGAGGGTCCACCCCGCCTGACCTTTGACCGGGTCAGGCCGAACACAATCAAAAACGCGGCCCCCGGCAATGGGAACCGCGTTCTGATGTGCACTTTCCGTGGTAGCGGGGACAGGATTTGAACCTGCGACCTCTGGGTTATGAGCCCAGCGAGCTACCGAGCTGCTCCACCCCGCGTCGACGTGTTAACCATAACCCATCCGCCCCGACGATGATCAGCGGGGTCCTCGCCATGTCCGGAACACGAGTCCCGGACATGGCGAAAGCCCGCCTCCGGCGAACCGGAGACGGGCTTTCAGTCGTAGC
The DNA window shown above is from Micromonospora lupini and carries:
- the glpK gene encoding glycerol kinase GlpK gives rise to the protein MTPQYVAAIDQGTTSSRCIVFDSAGDIVAAAKREHRQIFPRPGWVEHDAEEIWDNVQQVVAEALRAADTDAAGLAAVGITNQRETTLVWDRATGRPVANAVVWQDTRTGPLLRELASAYGEERLRARTGLPLATYFAGPKVRWLLDEVDGLRERAERGEVLFGTIDSWLIWKLTGEHVTDVTNASRTMLMDLTTLDWDPELLDALGVPAAMLPEIRCSAEVYGTASGVLAGVPVASALGDQQAALFGQTCFQPGEAKCTYGTGSFLLLNTGASPVPSTHGLLTTVAYQIKGQPPAYALEGAIAVTGSLVQWLRDNLGLISTAAQVEELARTVDDNGGCYVVPAFSGLFAPHWRSDARGVIAGLTGYITKGHLARAVLEASAWQTREVVDAMNADSDVALRRLRVDGGMTANGLLMQFLADVLDVPVVRSRITETTCLGAAYAAGLAVGFWPDLATLRAQWRSDAQWEPAMAPELREKELRQWRKAVQRTLDWVE
- a CDS encoding DUF3592 domain-containing protein, whose product is MPYLVLTIMASLGVAGMAYAVFRLWRDLGLLRRGVRVPGEVVELRPVTLGHGPRTYYPVVRYQPVDGSVVTATPGRWRQTPLSTAPGPVTVVHEPTRPTRILVEAPGQAGTSSVVVPFVSLLAVSVAVLVVGIVVFLSLS
- a CDS encoding phosphoribosylaminoimidazolesuccinocarboxamide synthase, giving the protein MELLHSGKVRDIYADGDDLILVASDRISIYDVALPTPIPDKGRLLTALSLWWFEQLADLVPNHVISATDVPAEFAGRAIRCQRLDIIPVECVARGYLTGGGLREYERTGAVSGVPLPRGLGEASILPEPIFTPSTKAPMGEHDEPITYDDVVDKVGEETAGRLRQITIDVYRRGAELAADRGILIADTKIELGWAPDGTLVLADELLTSDSSRFWPADSYQPGRVQFSYDKQYVRDWATGSGWNKQVPAPDVPAEVVEATRARYVEVYEKLTGNRWS
- a CDS encoding ABC transporter substrate-binding protein; this encodes MPVVRPPIARLGADPGRRRVLTALLGAPLLATGGLAGCSDGADTSTQDGPVELSVFWWGGTKRAELTEKALRLYSERNPRISFRVTWQGADGYYERLATQAAAGNIPDLIQLDDAMLTEYAERQIALDLTDQIADHRLDLRGLPEGLIRYGTVDGRTMAVAAGQTLAAVVFNRDLLRELRVPEPRAGMSWVDYIAWAQQVTEASDGQVAGTMDASGDYRALWLWLRSQGSDFYRGRQLGFGAEELIAWFELWQRARTGRATPGAALVEQADSGEPARQLVVTGLTAASFAWSHQLPELQRLTDSELGVVGFPGPPGAQWARASMYWAGFRGTRHPDTVADVINFLTTNGEAGTILGHERGLNASLAVRRYTEGSITDPAQQRAAAFGASIAGQLGPAPAPPPKGHAKVRSLLVTAAESLRARRTGTRAATARFLAQANAALAA
- a CDS encoding helix-turn-helix domain-containing protein translates to MLRESVFRSEDWPAEERFDAWRERMDNTHAPLRLESEQAADFHACQRLIDLGAVSMWPARFEQLIFLRTPRLIRQSDPEVYHLSLLREGAARVSWGRRENAYRAGDFHLNDSSRPYEIWTNHGWASSVGVEIPRALLPLPQRIVDRAIGRHLSSRSGPGRLLSQFLTQLAADTSLYGPSDGRRLGTVLVDLVSAMLAHAVEADEEQSPEARTRVLTLRVKEFIQQNLHDPELAPPQIAARHHISRGYLHRLFQRENETVASYIRRKRLEGAHRDLANPAFAETPIHLVAVRWGFPRAAEFARAFRSAYGIPPSEHRRSADVSRTRRA